A genome region from Clupea harengus chromosome 7, Ch_v2.0.2, whole genome shotgun sequence includes the following:
- the bcl2l16 gene encoding BCL2 like 16 yields MDPSDEASGGQGLNSSDLLVREAYLMAYDYLDYVLSPPGAYLPPAPCPAASALRHAGDELLIRFPIFFRRWPRVFQDVTERTACPMLTAILDEHFGPTVPRSRRRDMAWSAVLSVYVLAGQMALHCHDKGMGGVVPQLKECVGAYVEKVICPELREHGGWSGFISRFGVKQNLEGQVKRVCYWTLLLLTTGILTYFLWKRRMC; encoded by the exons ATGGACCCATCAGATGAGGCATCGGGGGGCCAGGGCCTGAACAGTTCAGACCTTCTGGTCAGGGAAGCCTACCTGATGGCTTACGACTACCTCGATTACGTGCTGTCGCCGCCCGGCGCATACCTCCCTCCCGCTCCCTGTCCTGCGGCATCAGCGCTCCGGCACGCCGGTGACGAGCTCCTCATCCGCTTCCCCATCTTCTTTCGCCGCTGGCCGCGTGTCTTCCAGGATGTGACGGAGCGCACGGCCTGCCCCATGCTCACGGCCATCTTGGACGAGCACTTTGGCCCCACCGTCCCCAGGAGCCGTCGCAGAGATATGGCCTGGAGTGCTGTGCTGTCAGTGTATGTGCTGGCCGGACAGATGGCCCTGCACTGCCATGATAAAGGCATGGGCGGGGTGGTGCCCCAGCtgaaggagtgtgtgggagCGTATGTGGAGAAGGTGATATGTCCTGAGCTCAGGGAACATGGGGGATGG TCTGGCTTTATATCTCGCTTTGGGGTGAAACAGAACCTGGAGGGTCAGGTGAAAAGAGTATGCTACTGGACCTTACTCCTGTTAACCACAGGCATCCTTACCTATTTCCTGTGGAAAAGAAGAATGTGTTGA